In a genomic window of Halobiforma lacisalsi AJ5:
- a CDS encoding DUF5809 family protein: protein MHTVGTFSPSSVEDARAQYETVGPAAQTVVREVAKAMEFDREEYDDRVTGEVVETARDALFASLLEVRVGSREEYEAWRESYDGEVTTLGHENVERAVWHAGPEGEAVAATFQNEEDAAVATLRRQAFGRLYREHFSG, encoded by the coding sequence ATGCACACGGTCGGAACGTTCTCGCCGTCGTCGGTCGAGGACGCACGAGCGCAGTACGAGACGGTCGGCCCCGCGGCCCAGACGGTCGTCCGCGAGGTCGCGAAGGCCATGGAGTTCGACCGCGAGGAGTACGACGACCGCGTCACCGGCGAGGTCGTCGAGACCGCACGGGACGCCCTGTTCGCGAGCCTGCTCGAGGTACGGGTCGGCTCCCGGGAGGAGTACGAGGCCTGGCGGGAGTCCTACGACGGCGAGGTGACGACCCTCGGCCACGAGAACGTAGAGCGGGCCGTCTGGCACGCCGGTCCCGAGGGGGAAGCCGTCGCAGCCACCTTCCAGAACGAGGAGGACGCGGCGGTCGCGACGCTCCGCCGGCAGGCGTTCGGCCGGCTGTACCGCGAGCACTTCTCGGGATAG
- a CDS encoding NUDIX hydrolase: MTPSPPSSSGDREGDRDPDRDPDANTPDDWALLEEVTEYETDWYDGGYDRVEQPDGTEKRYYWADLPPAVVVVARIDGSVLEGADASVGSDEDTDGDRLLFVEQYRPTIRETHLELPAGIVEDGESYTTAATRELEEETGFRPSSTALLQEYAVATGVLRHDRGIVYAEGLEPGQRELDNNEFLEVRTVPVDEALERAREQPANDSTLTALLLAKEDGLI; encoded by the coding sequence ATGACGCCATCGCCACCATCATCTTCAGGGGATCGCGAGGGAGACCGGGACCCGGACCGGGACCCGGACGCCAACACACCCGACGACTGGGCGCTCCTCGAGGAGGTCACCGAGTACGAGACCGACTGGTACGACGGCGGTTACGACCGCGTCGAACAGCCGGACGGCACGGAGAAACGCTACTACTGGGCGGACCTACCGCCGGCGGTCGTCGTGGTGGCCCGGATCGACGGGAGCGTCCTCGAGGGTGCCGACGCGTCCGTTGGGTCCGACGAGGACACGGACGGCGACCGACTCCTGTTCGTCGAACAGTACCGCCCGACGATCCGGGAAACCCACCTCGAACTCCCCGCGGGGATCGTCGAGGACGGCGAGTCCTACACGACGGCCGCCACGCGGGAACTCGAGGAGGAGACCGGATTCCGGCCCTCGAGTACCGCCTTGCTCCAGGAGTACGCGGTTGCGACGGGCGTGCTCCGACACGACCGCGGGATCGTCTACGCGGAGGGACTCGAGCCCGGCCAGCGCGAACTCGACAACAACGAGTTCCTCGAGGTACGGACGGTCCCGGTCGACGAGGCGCTCGAGCGCGCCCGCGAGCAGCCGGCCAACGACTCGACGCTGACGGCGTTGCTGCTGGCCAAGGAGGACGGGTTGATCTGA
- a CDS encoding HIT family protein encodes MTCPFCEIVDGDGDGDGDGNGDGDGDTLLLEETDETIAFAPLDPVSEGHLLVVPKTHYESLFDIPAETLAEVTTHARSIVRRLRDAGFDGANLLHASGEAAQQSVPHFHLHVAPRRADDGLDLWPESGYEEGEGKLDRPYERIREALELECAGRTDS; translated from the coding sequence GTGACCTGTCCGTTCTGTGAAATCGTCGACGGAGACGGGGACGGGGACGGGGACGGAAACGGGGACGGGGACGGTGACACCCTCCTTCTCGAGGAGACGGACGAAACGATCGCGTTCGCGCCCCTCGACCCCGTGTCGGAGGGGCACCTGCTCGTCGTCCCGAAAACTCACTACGAGAGCCTGTTCGACATCCCGGCGGAGACGCTCGCCGAGGTGACGACCCACGCCCGGAGCATCGTTCGACGGCTCCGCGACGCCGGTTTCGACGGCGCGAACCTCCTCCACGCCAGCGGCGAGGCCGCCCAGCAGTCGGTGCCACACTTCCACCTGCACGTCGCGCCACGTCGCGCCGACGACGGGCTAGATCTCTGGCCGGAAAGCGGCTACGAGGAAGGAGAGGGGAAACTCGACCGCCCCTACGAGCGGATACGCGAGGCTCTCGAACTCGAGTGCGCCGGCCGAACCGACTCGTAG
- a CDS encoding ATP-binding protein, with the protein MSDAALDVVEFLLTTSVYSDDRTLDENDLPPSFRQVFWTGGSGGSDAGSDGDDDGSSRRRAGISRPLSATNATAREATGIERPWEAVSELMFTERDEFSGTITITQRDLAEEWFLERVDDERLLENPTLAKHFEDHETYDGEATHEEARERNRPIQADRAWIDGLLEEYFDEEEDEDMLDLVEVRAPEEVEITLDDLVLTDDQENELDKIAKAIEHRDYLSQIGLREIGKLLFVGPPGTGKTSTAQALARDMDLPFVEVKLSMITSQYLGETAKNVDKTFEVAKRLSPCILFIDEFDFVAKTRRSDEHAALKRAVNTLLKSIDNISLIEDDVLLIGATNHPDQLDDAAWRRFDEIINFPKPDYNMRADILQVITRQMKIEEFDPQLIAEATEGLTGSDLRMVLREAVLEALTEDRTTLTQEDLLNAVEEFEERDNLKNMDMIEGDHEALVAGGDIGKASDGGHSHGHDHDHDHDHDH; encoded by the coding sequence ATGAGTGATGCGGCGCTCGATGTCGTCGAGTTCCTGCTCACGACGAGCGTGTACTCGGACGACCGGACGTTAGACGAGAACGACCTGCCGCCGTCGTTCCGACAGGTGTTCTGGACCGGTGGGAGCGGCGGTTCCGACGCCGGATCGGACGGCGACGACGACGGGAGCAGTCGCCGCCGCGCCGGGATCAGCCGGCCGCTCTCGGCGACCAACGCGACGGCGCGTGAGGCGACCGGCATCGAACGGCCCTGGGAAGCCGTCTCGGAGCTCATGTTCACCGAACGCGACGAGTTCTCCGGGACGATTACGATCACCCAGCGGGACCTGGCCGAGGAGTGGTTCCTCGAGCGCGTCGACGACGAACGGCTCCTCGAAAACCCCACCCTGGCGAAACACTTCGAGGATCACGAGACCTACGACGGCGAGGCCACCCACGAGGAGGCCCGCGAGCGCAACCGGCCGATCCAGGCCGACCGCGCCTGGATCGACGGCCTGCTCGAGGAGTACTTCGACGAGGAAGAGGACGAGGACATGCTCGACCTCGTCGAGGTTCGAGCCCCCGAGGAGGTCGAGATCACGCTCGACGACCTCGTGCTCACCGACGACCAGGAGAACGAACTCGACAAGATCGCGAAGGCGATCGAACACCGGGATTACCTCTCGCAGATCGGCCTGCGGGAGATCGGCAAACTGCTGTTCGTCGGGCCGCCGGGGACGGGGAAGACGTCGACCGCGCAGGCACTGGCTCGCGATATGGACCTGCCGTTCGTCGAGGTCAAACTCTCGATGATCACCTCCCAGTACCTCGGCGAGACGGCGAAAAACGTCGACAAGACCTTCGAGGTCGCAAAGCGGCTCTCGCCGTGTATCCTCTTTATCGACGAGTTCGACTTCGTCGCGAAGACGCGCCGCAGCGACGAACACGCCGCGCTCAAGCGCGCCGTCAACACGCTGCTCAAGAGCATCGACAACATCTCGCTGATCGAGGACGACGTGTTGCTGATCGGCGCGACCAACCATCCGGATCAACTCGACGACGCCGCCTGGCGGCGGTTCGACGAGATCATCAACTTCCCCAAGCCCGACTACAACATGCGGGCGGACATCCTCCAAGTCATCACCCGCCAGATGAAAATCGAGGAGTTCGATCCGCAACTGATCGCCGAGGCGACCGAGGGCCTGACCGGCAGCGACCTCCGGATGGTGCTCCGGGAGGCGGTACTAGAGGCGCTGACCGAGGACCGGACGACGCTGACCCAGGAGGACCTGCTAAACGCCGTCGAGGAGTTCGAGGAGCGGGATAACCTCAAGAACATGGACATGATCGAGGGCGACCACGAGGCGCTCGTCGCGGGCGGCGACATCGGGAAGGCCAGTGACGGGGGCCATTCGCACGGGCACGATCACGACCACGATCACGACCACGATCACTGA
- a CDS encoding universal stress protein, whose amino-acid sequence MDVLMGLGGSDESIKTLRRTIERTREVDDDLTVAILEKPESKRSQEEMREQAEELLDGTDIDANIVELEGDPGSALVDYAEQGEFDQLVIGGGTLSPMGKIQLGPITEFVLLNAPTTVKLVR is encoded by the coding sequence ATGGACGTACTGATGGGTCTCGGGGGCAGCGACGAATCGATAAAGACGCTCCGCCGGACGATCGAGCGGACCAGGGAAGTCGACGACGATCTCACCGTTGCTATCCTCGAGAAACCGGAGTCGAAACGCTCGCAGGAGGAGATGCGCGAACAGGCGGAGGAACTGCTCGACGGCACTGACATCGACGCCAATATCGTTGAACTCGAGGGCGATCCGGGAAGCGCGCTCGTCGACTACGCGGAACAGGGCGAGTTCGACCAGCTGGTGATCGGCGGCGGCACCCTGAGTCCGATGGGGAAGATCCAGCTGGGGCCGATCACCGAATTCGTTCTGCTGAACGCGCCGACGACCGTCAAGCTGGTGCGATAA
- a CDS encoding GNAT family N-acetyltransferase: MSGTRVYPDEPSGPFPSPPSTFEDGEGRTIEVRAPDSFEEVIDDVVEMYDAFDPTDRAQGIPPTGEERIRGWLETIADESINVVARHDGDVIGHAMLVPDADDPPSMDGEGDDADGPGSGLGPGDIEWELAIFVLQEYQRAGIGTVLLEQLLGHASDVGITRVWLTVERWNKPAIALYKQVGFETTGGESFEQEMAILLD, from the coding sequence ATGTCAGGTACGCGCGTCTACCCGGACGAACCATCGGGCCCGTTCCCCTCGCCGCCGTCGACGTTCGAGGACGGCGAGGGCCGTACGATCGAGGTCCGCGCGCCGGACTCGTTCGAGGAGGTTATCGACGACGTCGTCGAGATGTACGACGCCTTCGACCCCACCGACCGCGCCCAGGGGATCCCGCCGACCGGTGAGGAGCGTATCCGGGGCTGGCTCGAGACGATCGCCGACGAGAGCATCAACGTCGTTGCACGACACGACGGGGACGTGATCGGACACGCCATGCTGGTTCCCGACGCGGACGATCCGCCGTCGATGGACGGTGAAGGTGACGACGCTGACGGCCCCGGCTCCGGCCTCGGCCCCGGAGACATCGAGTGGGAACTCGCGATATTCGTCCTCCAGGAGTACCAGCGGGCCGGGATCGGCACGGTCCTGCTCGAGCAGTTGCTCGGGCACGCGAGCGACGTCGGGATCACCCGCGTCTGGCTGACCGTCGAACGATGGAACAAGCCGGCGATCGCGCTGTACAAGCAGGTCGGCTTCGAGACGACCGGCGGGGAGAGCTTCGAACAGGAGATGGCGATCCTGCTAGATTAA
- a CDS encoding universal stress protein, protein MGKDDSEQFTVDTVLAPVDGSDESATAVEYAVAVADRYDADVHALFVLGRGVVRGLDAGTVDEDDVAEKTQGFFNDIGSIADDYGVALSTSVDDGFSQTRKTRHPGNVVLDTADELDADFIVLPREPVTEPSAEVLEKAAEYVLSYASQPVLSV, encoded by the coding sequence ATGGGTAAGGACGACAGCGAGCAGTTTACCGTCGATACCGTCCTCGCGCCGGTCGACGGCAGCGACGAGTCCGCCACCGCAGTCGAGTACGCCGTCGCCGTCGCGGACCGGTACGACGCCGACGTTCACGCGCTCTTCGTGCTCGGTCGCGGGGTCGTACGCGGGTTGGATGCCGGCACCGTCGACGAGGACGACGTTGCCGAGAAGACCCAGGGCTTTTTCAACGATATCGGATCGATCGCCGACGACTACGGCGTGGCGCTGTCGACGTCCGTCGACGACGGCTTCTCCCAGACGCGCAAGACCCGCCACCCCGGCAACGTCGTCCTCGACACCGCCGACGAACTCGACGCAGACTTCATCGTCTTGCCGCGGGAGCCGGTCACCGAACCGTCGGCCGAAGTCCTCGAGAAAGCCGCCGAGTACGTCCTCTCCTACGCGAGTCAGCCGGTTCTCTCGGTCTAG
- a CDS encoding universal stress protein yields the protein MFDTVVVATDGSESVERAVDVALDLADRFDAEIHALSVVDASQVDASPQQLREELRTALETTADAALATVEERTDEDREIETAVREGRPASEICEYAREIDADVIATGTRGRHGENRLLLGSVAERVVRTSPVPVLTVRQLDPMGGDDAETETETETDGAGAGAADADA from the coding sequence ATGTTCGATACGGTCGTGGTCGCGACGGACGGTTCCGAGAGCGTCGAGCGGGCCGTCGACGTCGCGCTCGATCTCGCCGACCGCTTCGACGCCGAGATACATGCCCTCTCGGTCGTCGACGCGAGCCAGGTCGACGCCTCGCCACAGCAGCTTCGGGAGGAGCTTCGTACCGCCCTCGAGACGACTGCGGACGCCGCGCTGGCGACCGTCGAGGAGCGCACCGACGAGGACCGGGAGATCGAGACGGCGGTCCGCGAGGGGCGACCGGCCAGCGAGATCTGTGAGTACGCCCGCGAGATCGACGCCGACGTGATCGCGACGGGGACCCGCGGTCGTCACGGCGAGAACCGCCTGCTGCTGGGCAGCGTCGCGGAACGGGTCGTCCGGACCTCCCCGGTGCCGGTGTTGACGGTGCGACAGCTGGATCCGATGGGTGGGGACGACGCCGAGACCGAGACTGAGACCGAGACCGACGGAGCCGGAGCCGGAGCCGCCGACGCCGACGCCTGA
- a CDS encoding DHH family phosphoesterase, with protein sequence MYDELIDSGDLPIARKSVLPGTGFFLPDSLEEDLEDERTAAALEGAEVAVIADPDADGLACVALLREAYDDVRAVPEPDGEDDDEAPTSDGDDAPAGGEEEGETLDLPGDDAVEAPEPTPHEVALVPASPHDVEDAIQRVADHAEPGIDLYVCDLCPDRYKYVEDELEAALETADSVAWYDHHQWDDAVAEAVREAGVDLVVGDSDEECSADVVYRSLEYDFSPMYEELAAVTRDHDLWLQEGPRSDDLADYAYWTNPAEYVEVVREYGVDLPDWVREFIEERRVEKEALIERAIARAEYREIGDYTVGVTYGRCSQNEVAEAMREEGADASVVVKPAGSASIRGTEAFDRCHEVAGKVNGGGHPKAAGCKPDIYDDMLDYANHWTSRGAVTKQVILDAFREVIEDEANEDEAVDDT encoded by the coding sequence ATGTACGACGAACTCATCGATAGCGGCGATCTCCCGATCGCCCGCAAGTCAGTTCTCCCGGGGACCGGCTTCTTCCTGCCCGATTCCCTCGAGGAGGACCTGGAGGACGAACGGACCGCGGCCGCCCTCGAGGGGGCCGAGGTCGCGGTGATCGCCGACCCCGACGCCGACGGGCTGGCCTGCGTCGCCTTGCTTCGGGAGGCCTACGACGACGTTCGGGCGGTGCCGGAGCCCGACGGAGAGGACGACGACGAAGCACCCACCTCTGACGGCGACGACGCCCCCGCCGGCGGCGAGGAAGAGGGCGAAACGCTCGACCTCCCCGGTGACGACGCCGTCGAGGCGCCCGAACCCACGCCCCACGAGGTCGCGCTGGTCCCCGCCAGCCCCCACGACGTCGAGGACGCCATCCAGCGGGTCGCCGACCACGCCGAACCCGGGATCGACCTCTACGTCTGTGACCTCTGTCCCGACCGCTACAAGTACGTCGAGGACGAACTCGAGGCCGCCCTCGAGACCGCCGACTCGGTCGCCTGGTACGACCACCACCAGTGGGACGACGCGGTCGCCGAGGCGGTTCGGGAAGCCGGCGTGGACCTCGTCGTCGGCGACTCCGACGAGGAGTGTTCGGCCGACGTGGTCTATCGCTCGCTCGAGTACGACTTCTCCCCGATGTACGAGGAACTCGCCGCCGTCACGCGGGACCACGACCTCTGGCTGCAGGAGGGCCCCCGCAGCGACGACCTGGCGGACTACGCCTACTGGACCAACCCCGCGGAATACGTCGAGGTCGTCCGCGAGTACGGCGTCGACCTGCCGGACTGGGTCCGGGAGTTCATCGAGGAACGCCGCGTCGAGAAAGAGGCGTTGATCGAGCGGGCGATCGCTCGAGCGGAGTACCGCGAGATCGGTGACTACACGGTCGGGGTCACCTACGGGCGCTGCTCGCAAAACGAGGTCGCGGAAGCGATGCGCGAGGAAGGGGCGGACGCATCCGTCGTGGTCAAACCCGCCGGCTCGGCCTCCATCCGAGGGACCGAGGCGTTCGACCGCTGCCACGAGGTCGCGGGGAAGGTAAACGGCGGCGGCCACCCGAAGGCCGCGGGCTGCAAGCCCGATATCTACGACGACATGCTCGACTACGCGAATCACTGGACCTCGCGTGGAGCGGTGACCAAACAGGTCATCCTCGACGCGTTCCGCGAGGTCATCGAGGACGAAGCCAACGAAGACGAAGCAGTCGACGACACGTAG
- a CDS encoding DUF5807 family protein, translated as MTADESEFPAREEFLAGDRPDDVALFLADSYVSDDRLAEFGEDVDGGVLIVVDGERGRSAFQAATGTGAMQFAKSAMEHEGIVDADLAGGTCPETPGDDAADHEVQFVFAFTEEQNEDVGGIYAEGDVVHAYAQCSCGVAYSDRWNPGDAGDPGTDLEA; from the coding sequence ATGACCGCAGACGAGAGCGAGTTTCCCGCGCGCGAGGAGTTTCTGGCGGGCGACCGACCGGACGACGTCGCCCTCTTTCTGGCCGATTCCTACGTCTCCGACGACCGGCTGGCGGAGTTCGGCGAGGACGTCGACGGCGGGGTCCTGATCGTCGTCGACGGCGAGCGCGGCCGGAGCGCGTTCCAGGCCGCGACCGGCACCGGCGCGATGCAGTTCGCCAAGTCGGCGATGGAACACGAGGGGATCGTCGACGCCGACCTCGCCGGCGGCACCTGCCCGGAGACCCCGGGCGACGACGCTGCGGACCACGAGGTCCAGTTCGTCTTCGCGTTCACCGAGGAGCAAAACGAGGACGTCGGCGGCATCTACGCCGAGGGCGACGTCGTCCACGCCTACGCGCAGTGTTCCTGTGGGGTGGCGTACTCGGATCGGTGGAACCCTGGTGACGCGGGCGACCCCGGCACCGACCTCGAGGCGTAA
- a CDS encoding chemotaxis protein CheW — MATTNQTTTDADSDGITTHVLEFSLGENRYCVDIGYVAEIVNTEELTPVPNTPDHIEGVMDLRGETTKIVNLRMIFGDEEPSLGNRIIVFKRKRGSDERIGWLADEVHQVEQIDVEEVDTSVEGEGIAGVIRRDDEFVLWIDPTDVRV, encoded by the coding sequence ATGGCCACGACGAACCAGACCACCACGGACGCGGATTCGGACGGCATCACCACTCACGTCCTCGAGTTCAGCCTCGGGGAGAACCGCTACTGTGTCGACATCGGCTACGTCGCCGAGATCGTCAACACGGAGGAACTGACGCCCGTGCCGAACACGCCGGATCACATCGAGGGCGTCATGGACCTGCGCGGGGAGACGACCAAGATCGTCAACCTGCGGATGATCTTCGGCGACGAGGAGCCGTCGCTTGGCAACCGGATCATCGTCTTCAAGCGGAAACGCGGCTCCGACGAGCGGATCGGCTGGCTCGCCGACGAGGTCCACCAGGTCGAGCAGATCGACGTCGAGGAGGTCGACACCTCCGTCGAGGGCGAAGGAATCGCCGGCGTGATCCGCCGCGACGACGAGTTCGTGCTCTGGATCGATCCGACCGACGTTCGCGTCTAA
- a CDS encoding PAS domain-containing sensor histidine kinase has protein sequence MKDDPETAQDNDTDPLGAIDSGAENVYETIFRAIDDAVFLIDVERTDDGGEGEEERQREGEYTFTFRRNNASHRDQTGLSEDELRGQTPRELLGDEQGATVAENYRRCVERAEPIEYEETLAFGAGTTCWETKLTPILEDGEVSGIVGASRNVTERTERERTLNRMHRRFETVLETMSAAVFLKDTDGRFLLMNRACRDLFGIDQNVDVTELTDEDLFPADRLSDYQRQDRRVLETGESIEMEWAVPTVEGESVRLMRKSPVSDADGNVEAICGVSTDISERKRQQERLQRQSSLLEAVTEATRDGMLVTDPDWEVLHYNDRFLELWDLADRDEIPTDGEALLADALEMIEEPEPERFTATIERLYDRPDEVHGEEIRLEDGRTLELYSTPVVDEDRRYGRLWVYRDVTARTEYDAAIEQAREELRQIIDLIPDLLFVKDRHGEYLLANEATAEAYGTTPEAVEGSTESEIIPAAEDSEQFRSDDLEVIESGEPKSIPEEELTTADGETKTFRTVKIPYEVSGSGDDAVLGYARDVTERKEYERTLERQRDNLELLNQVVRHDVRNDLQLVLAYTELLREHVDEGTEEYVEQVLEAAREAVDITETARDVTEVLLQVGVDRSPVRLRPVLGDQVDDVRSSHERALLTVEGSLPDVTVLADELLESVFRNLLTNAILHNDEDVPEVTVSAEADDETVRVRIADDGPGISDDQKKRIFEEGEKGLDSDGTGLGLYLVRTLVDRYEGDVRIVDNEPEGSVFVVELPVVD, from the coding sequence ATGAAGGACGATCCCGAGACAGCCCAGGATAACGATACCGACCCGCTCGGCGCGATCGATTCCGGGGCCGAGAACGTCTACGAGACGATCTTTCGGGCCATCGACGACGCCGTGTTTCTGATCGACGTCGAGCGGACGGACGACGGCGGCGAGGGGGAGGAGGAGAGGCAACGGGAGGGAGAGTACACGTTCACGTTCCGACGGAACAACGCCTCACACCGGGACCAGACCGGCCTCTCCGAGGACGAACTCCGGGGACAGACGCCGCGGGAACTCCTCGGCGACGAACAGGGGGCGACCGTCGCCGAGAACTACCGGCGCTGTGTCGAACGGGCCGAGCCGATCGAGTACGAGGAAACCCTCGCGTTCGGTGCAGGCACGACCTGCTGGGAGACGAAACTGACGCCGATCCTCGAGGACGGCGAGGTGAGCGGCATCGTCGGGGCCTCGCGGAACGTGACGGAGCGAACGGAGCGGGAACGGACGCTGAACCGCATGCACCGTCGGTTCGAAACCGTGCTCGAGACCATGTCCGCCGCGGTGTTTTTGAAGGATACTGACGGCCGATTTCTGCTGATGAACCGGGCGTGTCGGGACCTGTTCGGTATCGACCAGAATGTGGACGTCACCGAGTTGACCGACGAGGATCTGTTTCCCGCGGACCGGTTGTCCGATTATCAGCGCCAGGATCGACGCGTCCTCGAGACGGGTGAGTCGATCGAAATGGAGTGGGCGGTCCCGACTGTCGAGGGGGAGAGCGTGCGGCTGATGCGGAAGTCGCCGGTGTCCGACGCCGACGGGAACGTCGAAGCCATCTGTGGGGTCTCGACGGACATCTCGGAACGGAAACGACAGCAAGAGCGACTGCAGCGCCAGTCTTCGCTGCTCGAGGCCGTGACGGAGGCAACCAGGGACGGGATGCTCGTCACCGATCCCGACTGGGAGGTGCTCCACTACAACGACCGGTTCCTCGAACTGTGGGACCTGGCCGACCGTGACGAGATCCCGACCGACGGAGAAGCGCTGCTGGCGGACGCCCTCGAGATGATCGAGGAGCCCGAGCCCGAACGGTTCACCGCCACGATCGAGCGGTTGTACGACCGTCCCGACGAGGTACACGGCGAGGAGATCCGGCTCGAGGACGGGCGCACGCTGGAGTTGTATTCGACGCCGGTCGTCGACGAAGATCGGCGATACGGTCGTCTCTGGGTCTATCGCGACGTCACCGCGCGCACCGAATACGATGCGGCCATCGAGCAGGCCCGCGAGGAGCTCCGCCAGATCATCGACCTCATTCCGGACCTGCTCTTCGTCAAGGATCGCCACGGGGAGTACCTGCTCGCGAACGAGGCGACCGCCGAGGCGTACGGAACGACGCCCGAAGCGGTCGAGGGGAGCACGGAGTCCGAGATCATTCCCGCAGCCGAGGATTCCGAGCAGTTCCGGTCCGACGACCTCGAGGTCATCGAGTCGGGCGAACCCAAATCGATCCCCGAAGAGGAGTTGACGACCGCAGACGGCGAGACGAAGACGTTCCGGACGGTCAAGATCCCCTACGAGGTGTCCGGCAGCGGCGACGACGCCGTCCTCGGCTACGCCCGGGACGTCACCGAACGCAAGGAGTACGAACGCACGCTCGAGCGACAGCGGGACAACCTCGAGTTGCTCAACCAGGTCGTCCGCCACGACGTTCGCAACGACCTCCAGCTGGTGCTTGCCTACACCGAACTTCTCCGGGAACACGTCGACGAGGGAACCGAGGAGTACGTCGAACAGGTACTGGAGGCGGCTCGCGAGGCGGTCGACATCACGGAGACGGCCCGTGACGTCACGGAGGTGTTGCTACAGGTCGGCGTCGACCGCTCTCCCGTGCGATTGCGGCCCGTCCTCGGGGACCAGGTCGACGATGTCCGCTCGAGCCACGAACGTGCGTTGCTCACCGTCGAGGGATCGCTTCCGGACGTCACGGTGCTGGCCGACGAGTTACTGGAATCGGTGTTCCGGAACCTGCTGACCAACGCGATCCTCCACAACGACGAGGACGTGCCGGAGGTCACCGTCTCGGCGGAGGCCGACGACGAAACCGTCCGCGTCCGGATCGCGGACGACGGTCCCGGTATCTCCGACGATCAGAAGAAACGGATCTTCGAGGAGGGAGAGAAGGGACTCGACAGCGACGGAACGGGACTGGGCCTCTACCTCGTCAGAACCCTCGTCGACCGGTACGAGGGTGACGTTCGAATCGTCGATAACGAACCGGAGGGAAGCGTCTTCGTCGTCGAACTTCCGGTCGTCGACTGA